Proteins from a genomic interval of Quercus robur chromosome 9, dhQueRobu3.1, whole genome shotgun sequence:
- the LOC126699659 gene encoding protein PATRONUS 1-like isoform X2: MAMHSGRLIQDQNFLIPHNGSSVGSKTNVLKGKGGLGGRRPLGDLSNSGKPDLNHAPKKQTSKNLAVIGEESGASQIRNDTSKKKSVSKASEKVKTGTRKALSDISNSSKPHLHGASKKNLNQKFSVVAQEALHPIAEEQFLHNHQECIKAQTKAMDIDEFLTTVGLDNDLSKCLASPCAAPPVRSKLKPESPLKYLELEEMAELLIEDDGSSWKHELSRMPASPPPFKTPRSLNHFTPWKDCDFINFKLMETPEVTKN; this comes from the exons ATGGCAATGCATTCTGGTCGTCTGATTCAAGATCAGAATTTTCTTATTCCCCACAATG GTTCTTCTGTTGGGAGTAAGACTAACGTCCTGAAAGGGAAAGGAGGTCTTGGCGGAAGGAGACCACTTGGTGATTTGTCGAACTCAGGGAAGCCTGATCTAAATCATGCACCAAAAAAGCAGACTTCCAAGAATCTCGCTGTCATTGGTGAAGAATCTGGTGCCTCACAAATAAGAAATGAtacaagcaaaaagaaaagcgTCTCTAAAGCCTCAGAGAAGGTGAAGACTGGTACCAGGAAGGCGCTTTCTGACATTTCTAACTCTAGCAAGCCACATCTGCATGGGGCATCAAAGAAGAATCTTAACCAGAAGTTTAGTGTGGTGGCACAGGAAGCACTTCATCCTATTGCCGAGGAACAATTTTTGCACAATCATCAAGAATGCATCAAAGCACAGACTAAGGCTATGGACATTGATGAATTTCTGACGACAGTTGGACTAGATAATG ATCTTTCCAAGTGCTTAGCATCTCCATGTGCTGCACCACCAGTGCGGAGTAAATTGAAG CCTGAAAGCCCCCTGAAGTACCTTGAATTGGAAGAGATGGCTGAGCTGCTGATTGAAGATGATGGGTCTTCTTGGAAGCATGAGTTGTCACGCATGCCTGCCTCTCCACCTCCTTTCAAAACCCCAAGATCACTGAATCATTTTACACCCTGGAAGGACTGCGACTTCATCAATTTTAAGTTGATGGAGACTCCAGAAGTGACGAAGAACTGA
- the LOC126699659 gene encoding protein PATRONUS 1-like isoform X1 → MAMHSGRLIQDQNFLIPHNGSSVGSKTNVLKGKGGLGGRRPLGDLSNSGKPDLNHAPKKQTSKNLAVIGEESGASQIRNDTSKKKSVSKASEKVKTGTRKALSDISNSSKPHLHGASKKNLNQKFSVVAQEALHPIAEEQFLHNHQECIKAQTKAMDIDEFLTTVGLDNGNQTLLTYLSKCLASPCAAPPVRSKLKPESPLKYLELEEMAELLIEDDGSSWKHELSRMPASPPPFKTPRSLNHFTPWKDCDFINFKLMETPEVTKN, encoded by the exons ATGGCAATGCATTCTGGTCGTCTGATTCAAGATCAGAATTTTCTTATTCCCCACAATG GTTCTTCTGTTGGGAGTAAGACTAACGTCCTGAAAGGGAAAGGAGGTCTTGGCGGAAGGAGACCACTTGGTGATTTGTCGAACTCAGGGAAGCCTGATCTAAATCATGCACCAAAAAAGCAGACTTCCAAGAATCTCGCTGTCATTGGTGAAGAATCTGGTGCCTCACAAATAAGAAATGAtacaagcaaaaagaaaagcgTCTCTAAAGCCTCAGAGAAGGTGAAGACTGGTACCAGGAAGGCGCTTTCTGACATTTCTAACTCTAGCAAGCCACATCTGCATGGGGCATCAAAGAAGAATCTTAACCAGAAGTTTAGTGTGGTGGCACAGGAAGCACTTCATCCTATTGCCGAGGAACAATTTTTGCACAATCATCAAGAATGCATCAAAGCACAGACTAAGGCTATGGACATTGATGAATTTCTGACGACAGTTGGACTAGATAATGGTAATCAAACTTTGTTAACAT ATCTTTCCAAGTGCTTAGCATCTCCATGTGCTGCACCACCAGTGCGGAGTAAATTGAAG CCTGAAAGCCCCCTGAAGTACCTTGAATTGGAAGAGATGGCTGAGCTGCTGATTGAAGATGATGGGTCTTCTTGGAAGCATGAGTTGTCACGCATGCCTGCCTCTCCACCTCCTTTCAAAACCCCAAGATCACTGAATCATTTTACACCCTGGAAGGACTGCGACTTCATCAATTTTAAGTTGATGGAGACTCCAGAAGTGACGAAGAACTGA
- the LOC126699374 gene encoding scarecrow-like protein 8: MNTNTAPFMARVTEACSYYGALFDSFEATMSRDNSERVKIEVGLSRKLANSIACEGRDRVERCEVFGKWRARIGMAGFELKPLSQNVSETLKAKLSAVNRVNTGSRLQIKTVAFALVGWAGPSQSHLLGVNFIFFSFRSLQSPSRLLTLMGFNIWSQWGLLFLKNPRHQNKQ; this comes from the coding sequence ATGAACACAAATACGGCGCCGTTTATGGCGCGGGTGACGGAGGCTTGCTCGTATTACGGTGCCCTGTTTGACTCGTTCGAAGCAACGATGAGCAGGGATAACTCGGAGCGAGTTAAGATCGAGGTGGGACTGAGTCGGAAGTTAGCGAACTCGATTGCTTGTGAAGGGAGGGATCGTGTGGAAAGATGCGAGGTTTTTGGGAAGTGGCGGGCCCGGATAGGAATGGCTGGGTTCGAGTTGAAACCACTGAGTCAAAACGTGTCCGAAACTTTGAAAGCTAAACTCAGTGCAGTGAACCGAGTCAACACGGGTTCACGGTTACAGATCAAAACGGTGGCGTTTGCATTGGTTGGATGGGCCGGACCATCACAGTCGCATCTGCTTGGCGTTAACttcattttctttagttttagaAGTCTTCAAAGCCCTTCAAGGCTTCTGACCCTGATGGGCTTTAATATTTGGTCACAGTGGGGccttctctttttaaaaaatccaagaCATCAAAATAAGCAATAA